A genomic segment from Streptomyces sp. NBC_00654 encodes:
- the tsf gene encoding translation elongation factor Ts, protein MANYTAADVKKLRELTGAGMMDCKKALDEADGNVDKAVEALRIKGQKGVAKREGRSAENGAVVSLISEDKTSGVLLELKCETDFVAKGDKFQAVANTLAAHVAATSPADIAALLASEIEPGKTVQAYVDEANANLGEKIVLDRFAQFTGDFVSVYMHRTMPDLPPQIGVLVELDKADAELAKGIAQHIAAFAPKYLSREDVPAEIVEAERRVAEETTRAEGKPEAALPKIVEGRVNGFFKEATLLGQPYALDAKKSVQKVLDEAGVTLKRFSRIKVGI, encoded by the coding sequence ATGGCGAACTACACCGCCGCTGACGTCAAGAAGCTCCGTGAGCTCACCGGCGCCGGCATGATGGACTGCAAGAAGGCGCTCGACGAGGCCGATGGCAACGTCGACAAGGCCGTCGAGGCGCTCCGTATCAAGGGTCAGAAGGGCGTCGCCAAGCGCGAGGGCCGCTCTGCCGAGAACGGTGCCGTCGTCTCCCTCATCTCCGAGGACAAGACGTCCGGCGTCCTGCTCGAGCTGAAGTGCGAGACGGACTTCGTCGCCAAGGGTGACAAGTTCCAGGCCGTCGCCAACACGCTCGCCGCCCACGTGGCCGCGACCTCCCCGGCCGACATCGCGGCGCTGCTGGCGTCCGAGATCGAGCCCGGCAAGACCGTCCAGGCGTACGTGGACGAGGCCAACGCCAACCTCGGCGAGAAGATCGTCCTGGACCGCTTCGCGCAGTTCACCGGCGACTTCGTCTCCGTGTACATGCACCGCACCATGCCCGACCTGCCCCCGCAGATCGGTGTCCTGGTCGAGCTGGACAAGGCCGACGCCGAGCTGGCCAAGGGCATCGCGCAGCACATCGCCGCGTTCGCCCCGAAGTACCTGTCCCGCGAGGACGTCCCCGCCGAGATCGTCGAGGCCGAGCGCCGCGTCGCCGAGGAGACCACGCGCGCCGAGGGCAAGCCCGAGGCCGCGCTCCCGAAGATCGTCGAGGGTCGCGTCAACGGCTTCTTCAAGGAGGCCACCCTCCTCGGTCAGCCGTACGCGCTGGACGCCAAGAAGTCTGTTCAGAAGGTCCTGGACGAGGCCGGTGTCACCCTGAAGCGCTTCTCGCGCATCAAGGTCGGCATCTGA
- a CDS encoding YraN family protein, which produces MNARGALGRYGEDLAARLLTEAGMAVLERNWRCRAGEIDIVARDGDALVICEVKTRRSGVFEHPMAAVTPVKTDRLRRLAEIWLDGHGGPPDGGVRIDLVGVVVPRRGAPVTEHVRGVS; this is translated from the coding sequence ATGAACGCACGGGGGGCACTCGGGCGGTACGGCGAGGATCTGGCGGCGCGGCTGCTGACCGAAGCCGGAATGGCGGTCCTGGAGCGCAACTGGCGCTGTCGCGCCGGAGAGATCGACATTGTCGCCAGGGACGGTGACGCACTGGTCATCTGCGAGGTGAAGACCCGCAGGTCCGGGGTTTTCGAACACCCCATGGCGGCCGTCACACCGGTCAAGACGGACCGGCTGCGACGGCTCGCCGAGATCTGGCTGGACGGTCACGGCGGGCCGCCGGACGGCGGGGTCCGGATCGACCTGGTCGGAGTGGTCGTTCCCCGGCGCGGAGCCCCGGTCACCGAACATGTGCGCGGGGTGTCCTGA
- the dprA gene encoding DNA-processing protein DprA, which yields MRLARAALTRILEPGDERAGRWLRESGPVELVRRLTARDGSAGELPGMTAARLGGYRLRAAAAEPERDLAAVAELGGRFICPGDREWPSQLDDLGDARPVGLWVRGRPDLRLWALRSVAVVGARACTPYGAHMAASLGAGLAERGWVVVSGAAFGVDGAAHRGALAAGGATMAVLACGVDVAYPRGHAELIARMVEQGLVIGELPPSGHPTRSRFILRNRVIAALTRGTVVVEAEYRSGSLVTARSAQRLGRYTMGVPGPATSGLSAGVHELLRGEGVLVTDASEVAELVGDIGDLAPVGRGPVLPRDLLDAVTARVLDALPYHGIVDVRDVARAAGASADEALGRLYELHSLGFVEREGDGWRLTKAPACNGDARRGGT from the coding sequence GTGCGGCTGGCCAGGGCCGCGTTGACACGGATTCTGGAGCCGGGCGACGAGCGTGCCGGACGGTGGCTGCGGGAGTCGGGGCCGGTCGAGCTGGTGCGGCGGCTCACCGCCCGGGACGGCTCGGCCGGGGAACTGCCGGGCATGACCGCCGCGCGCCTGGGCGGCTACCGTCTGCGTGCCGCGGCGGCCGAGCCCGAGCGGGACCTGGCGGCGGTGGCCGAGCTGGGAGGCCGCTTCATCTGCCCGGGTGACCGGGAGTGGCCCAGCCAGCTCGACGACCTGGGTGACGCACGGCCGGTCGGGCTCTGGGTGCGCGGGCGTCCCGACCTGCGCCTGTGGGCCCTGCGTTCGGTCGCGGTGGTCGGCGCCAGGGCCTGCACCCCGTACGGGGCCCATATGGCGGCGAGCCTCGGCGCGGGGCTGGCGGAGCGCGGCTGGGTGGTGGTGTCGGGTGCCGCGTTCGGGGTGGACGGGGCGGCCCACCGCGGGGCGCTGGCCGCGGGCGGGGCGACGATGGCGGTGCTGGCTTGCGGGGTCGACGTTGCCTATCCCCGCGGTCATGCCGAGTTGATCGCACGCATGGTGGAACAGGGGCTGGTCATCGGGGAGTTGCCGCCCTCCGGGCATCCCACCCGCAGTCGGTTCATCCTCCGCAACAGGGTGATCGCCGCACTCACCAGGGGAACGGTCGTGGTGGAGGCCGAATACCGCAGCGGTTCGCTCGTCACCGCCCGCAGTGCCCAGCGCCTCGGCCGCTACACGATGGGGGTGCCCGGCCCGGCGACCAGCGGTCTGTCCGCAGGCGTCCATGAGCTGCTGCGCGGCGAGGGCGTCCTCGTCACCGATGCGTCGGAAGTCGCCGAACTGGTGGGGGACATCGGTGACCTCGCACCGGTCGGACGCGGCCCGGTCCTGCCCCGGGACCTGCTGGACGCGGTCACCGCGAGAGTGCTGGACGCCCTCCCCTACCACGGAATCGTCGACGTGCGTGACGTCGCCCGCGCCGCGGGAGCGTCCGCCGACGAAGCACTCGGGCGACTGTACGAACTGCACTCACTGGGGTTCGTCGAACGCGAGGGCGACGGATGGAGGTTGACCAAGGCGCCGGCATGCAACGGCGACGCGCGGCGAGGCGGTACTTGA
- the pyrH gene encoding UMP kinase, giving the protein MDKGADATQGDHKRDDGKVSGRFMLKLSGEAFAGGGGLGVDPDVVHAIAREIAAVVRDGAEIAVVIGGGNFFRGAELQQRGMDRARSDYMGMLGTVMNCLALQDFLEKEGIDSRVQTAITMGQVAEPYIPLRAVRHLEKGRVVIFGAGMGMPYFSTDTTAAQRALEIDAEALLMGKNGVDGVYDSDPRTNPAAVKFDALEYSEVLARDLKIADATAITLCRDNQLPILVFELTAAGNIARAVKGEKIGTLVSDESTRA; this is encoded by the coding sequence ATGGACAAGGGCGCGGACGCCACTCAGGGTGACCACAAGCGCGACGACGGCAAGGTTTCCGGACGCTTCATGCTGAAGCTGTCCGGCGAGGCATTCGCCGGTGGCGGAGGCCTCGGTGTCGACCCCGATGTCGTGCACGCCATCGCCCGCGAGATCGCCGCCGTCGTGCGCGACGGCGCGGAGATCGCGGTCGTCATCGGCGGCGGCAACTTCTTCCGTGGTGCCGAGCTCCAGCAGCGCGGCATGGACCGGGCCCGGTCCGACTACATGGGCATGCTCGGCACGGTCATGAACTGCCTGGCACTCCAGGACTTCCTGGAGAAGGAAGGCATCGACTCGCGCGTCCAGACCGCCATCACCATGGGCCAGGTCGCCGAGCCGTACATCCCGCTCCGTGCCGTCCGGCACCTGGAGAAGGGACGCGTCGTCATCTTCGGCGCCGGCATGGGGATGCCGTACTTCTCCACCGACACCACAGCTGCCCAGCGTGCCCTGGAGATCGACGCCGAGGCGCTGCTGATGGGCAAGAACGGGGTGGACGGGGTCTACGACTCCGACCCCAGGACCAACCCCGCCGCGGTGAAGTTCGACGCGCTGGAGTACAGCGAGGTGCTCGCCCGCGATCTGAAGATCGCCGACGCCACCGCCATCACCCTGTGCCGTGACAATCAGCTCCCGATCCTCGTCTTCGAGCTGACCGCCGCCGGCAATATCGCCCGTGCCGTCAAGGGTGAGAAGATCGGCACGCTCGTGAGTGACGAGAGCACCCGGGCCTGA
- a CDS encoding phosphatidate cytidylyltransferase has translation MNDSSWGAPQGAGYWGTPEMGAAPAGPAYDVHDAQQTRPMPNVPDVPDAGRDADDRDDRDGDAAHVGGPLFRDEKPQEPMSTPMPPPPQKKRAGRDLRAAIGVGVGLGAVIVASLFIVQAVFVGVIVVAVVVGLWELTSRLEERKGIKAPLVPLAVGGAAMVVAGYARGAEGAWVAMALTALAVLVWRMTQPPEGYLKDVTAGVFAAFYVPFLATFVAMLLTADDGPQRVLTFLLLTVVSDTGAYAVGWRFGKNKLAPRISPGKTREGLLGAVAFAMAGGALCMQFLIDGGSWWQGLLLGFAVAVSATLGDLGESMIKRDLGIKDMGTLLPGHGGIMDRLDSLLPTAPVVWLLLVLFVGSG, from the coding sequence ATGAACGACTCTTCCTGGGGCGCGCCGCAGGGAGCCGGTTACTGGGGCACGCCCGAGATGGGGGCTGCTCCGGCGGGTCCTGCCTACGATGTGCATGACGCCCAGCAGACTCGGCCCATGCCCAACGTGCCGGACGTTCCCGACGCAGGTAGAGACGCAGACGACCGCGACGACCGGGACGGGGATGCCGCTCACGTCGGCGGCCCCCTGTTCCGTGACGAGAAGCCGCAGGAGCCCATGTCCACCCCGATGCCGCCCCCGCCGCAGAAGAAGCGTGCGGGGCGCGATCTGCGCGCCGCCATAGGGGTCGGCGTGGGGCTCGGCGCGGTCATCGTCGCCTCGCTCTTCATCGTGCAGGCCGTCTTCGTCGGCGTGATAGTCGTCGCCGTGGTCGTCGGCCTCTGGGAGCTCACCTCCCGCCTGGAGGAGCGCAAGGGCATCAAGGCCCCTCTCGTGCCGCTCGCCGTCGGCGGGGCCGCCATGGTCGTCGCCGGCTACGCGCGGGGCGCGGAGGGCGCCTGGGTCGCCATGGCGCTGACCGCGCTCGCGGTGCTGGTCTGGCGGATGACCCAGCCGCCGGAGGGGTATCTCAAGGACGTCACGGCCGGGGTCTTCGCCGCGTTCTACGTACCGTTCCTGGCCACGTTCGTCGCGATGCTCCTGACGGCGGACGACGGGCCGCAGCGGGTGCTCACCTTCCTGCTGCTCACGGTGGTCAGCGACACCGGTGCCTATGCGGTGGGCTGGCGCTTCGGCAAGAACAAGCTCGCACCGCGCATCAGCCCCGGGAAGACCCGCGAGGGCCTGCTCGGAGCGGTCGCCTTCGCGATGGCCGGCGGCGCGCTGTGCATGCAGTTCCTGATCGACGGCGGCTCCTGGTGGCAGGGACTGCTGCTGGGCTTCGCGGTCGCCGTCAGCGCCACTCTCGGTGACCTGGGCGAGTCCATGATCAAGCGGGATCTCGGGATCAAGGACATGGGCACCCTGCTGCCCGGTCACGGCGGCATCATGGACCGGCTGGACTCGCTGCTGCCGACCGCTCCGGTGGTGTGGCTGCTGCTGGTGCTGTTCGTCGGATCCGGCTGA
- the whiG gene encoding RNA polymerase sigma factor WhiG: MPQHTSGSDRAAVPPAARGTVRPSAPSSLDELWRSYKTTGDERLREQLILHYSPLVKYVAGRVSVGLPSNVEQADFVSSGVFGLIDAIEKFDIERAIKFETYAITRIRGAMIDELRALDWIPRSVRQKARNVERAYATLEARLRRTPSEAEVASEMGIALEELHAVFSQLSLANVVALEELLHVGGEGGDRLSLMDTLEDTAADNPVEVAEDRELRRLLARAINTLPDREKTVVTLYYYEGLTLAEIGNVLGVTESRVSQIHTKSVLQLRAKLADAGR, from the coding sequence ATGCCCCAGCACACCTCCGGGTCTGACCGCGCGGCAGTACCACCGGCTGCGCGTGGCACTGTGCGCCCTTCCGCTCCCTCCTCCCTCGACGAGTTGTGGCGTTCGTACAAGACCACGGGCGACGAGCGCCTGCGGGAGCAGTTGATCCTTCACTACTCGCCACTCGTCAAATACGTCGCGGGCAGGGTCAGCGTGGGGCTGCCGTCCAACGTCGAACAGGCCGACTTCGTCTCCTCCGGAGTCTTCGGACTGATCGACGCCATCGAGAAGTTCGACATCGAACGGGCCATCAAGTTCGAGACGTACGCGATCACCAGGATCCGCGGCGCGATGATCGACGAACTCCGGGCGCTGGACTGGATCCCGCGCTCGGTACGGCAGAAGGCGCGGAACGTGGAACGCGCCTACGCCACCCTGGAGGCCCGGCTGCGCCGCACCCCGTCGGAGGCGGAGGTCGCCTCGGAGATGGGCATCGCCCTGGAGGAACTCCACGCGGTTTTCAGCCAGTTGTCGCTGGCGAACGTGGTGGCCCTGGAGGAGCTGCTGCATGTCGGCGGCGAGGGTGGCGACCGGCTGAGCCTGATGGACACACTGGAGGACACCGCCGCCGACAACCCGGTGGAAGTCGCCGAGGACCGTGAGCTCAGACGGCTGCTCGCACGTGCCATCAACACGCTCCCCGACCGGGAGAAGACCGTTGTCACCCTCTACTACTACGAGGGCCTCACGCTCGCCGAGATCGGCAATGTCCTCGGGGTCACCGAGAGCCGGGTCAGTCAGATCCACACCAAGTCCGTGCTGCAGCTCCGGGCGAAACTGGCCGACGCCGGGCGCTGA
- the rpsB gene encoding 30S ribosomal protein S2, whose translation MAVVTMRELLESGVHFGHQTRRWNPKMKRFIFTERNGIYIIDLLQSLSYIDRAYEFVKETVAHGGSIMFVGTKKQAQEAIAEQATRVGMPYVNQRWLGGMLTNFSTVYKRLQRLKELELIDFEDVAASGLTKKELLVLSREKAKLEKTLGGIREMQKVPSAVWIVDTKKEHIAVGEARKLHIPVVAILDTNCDPDEVDYKIPGNDDAIRSVTLLTRVIADAVAEGLIARSGAATGDSKPGEKAAGEPLAEWERDLLEGDKKDETAAAAEVQTSAETEKVADAEQTDAAAEAPAAEAEAPAADAEQA comes from the coding sequence ATGGCCGTCGTCACGATGCGGGAGCTGCTGGAAAGCGGCGTCCACTTCGGTCACCAGACCCGTCGCTGGAACCCGAAGATGAAGCGCTTCATCTTCACCGAGCGCAACGGCATCTACATCATCGACCTGCTCCAGTCGCTGTCGTACATCGACCGCGCCTACGAGTTCGTCAAGGAGACCGTCGCCCACGGCGGCTCCATCATGTTCGTGGGTACCAAGAAGCAGGCGCAGGAGGCCATCGCCGAGCAGGCGACGCGCGTCGGCATGCCGTACGTCAACCAGCGTTGGCTCGGTGGCATGCTCACCAACTTCTCCACCGTCTACAAGCGCCTTCAGCGTCTGAAGGAGCTCGAGCTCATCGACTTCGAGGACGTGGCCGCCTCCGGCCTCACCAAGAAGGAGCTCCTGGTCCTCTCGCGCGAGAAGGCCAAGCTGGAGAAGACCCTCGGTGGTATCCGCGAGATGCAGAAGGTGCCCAGCGCCGTCTGGATCGTCGACACCAAGAAGGAGCACATCGCCGTCGGTGAGGCGCGCAAGCTCCACATCCCGGTCGTCGCGATCCTCGACACCAACTGTGACCCCGACGAGGTCGACTACAAGATTCCGGGCAACGACGACGCGATCCGCTCCGTCACCCTGCTCACCCGTGTGATCGCCGACGCCGTCGCCGAGGGCCTCATCGCCCGTTCCGGTGCCGCCACCGGTGACTCGAAGCCGGGCGAGAAGGCCGCCGGCGAGCCGCTCGCCGAGTGGGAGCGCGACCTGCTCGAGGGCGACAAGAAGGACGAGACCGCGGCCGCCGCCGAGGTCCAGACCTCCGCCGAGACCGAGAAGGTCGCGGACGCCGAGCAGACCGACGCCGCCGCCGAGGCACCCGCTGCCGAGGCCGAGGCTCCGGCCGCGGACGCCGAGCAGGCCTGA
- a CDS encoding DUF2469 domain-containing protein → MSAEDLEKYETEMELKLYREYRDVVGLFKYVIETERRFYLTNDYEMQVHSVQGEVFFEVSMADAWVWDMYRPARFVKQVRVLTFKDVNIEELNKSDLELPGG, encoded by the coding sequence ATGAGCGCCGAGGACCTCGAGAAGTACGAGACCGAGATGGAGCTGAAGCTCTACCGGGAGTACCGCGATGTCGTCGGTCTGTTCAAATATGTGATCGAGACCGAACGGCGCTTCTACCTCACCAACGACTACGAGATGCAGGTGCACTCGGTCCAGGGCGAGGTTTTCTTCGAAGTATCCATGGCGGATGCCTGGGTGTGGGACATGTACCGGCCCGCCAGGTTCGTCAAGCAGGTCCGCGTGCTGACCTTCAAGGACGTCAACATCGAGGAGCTCAACAAGAGCGATCTCGAACTTCCGGGCGGCTGA
- the frr gene encoding ribosome recycling factor, which produces MIEEILLEAEEKMEKAVVVAKEDFAAIRTGRAHPAMFNKIVADYYGALTPINQLASFSVPEPRMAVVTPFDKTALRNIEQAIRDSDLGVNPSNDGNIIRVTFPELTQDRRKEYIKVAKTKAEDSKISIRSIRRKAKETLDKLVKDKESGEDEVRRAEKELDDTTAKYVAQVDELLKHKEAELLEV; this is translated from the coding sequence GTGATCGAAGAAATCCTCCTCGAGGCCGAGGAGAAGATGGAGAAGGCCGTTGTCGTCGCGAAAGAGGACTTCGCCGCGATCCGTACCGGCCGCGCGCACCCGGCGATGTTCAACAAGATCGTCGCCGACTACTACGGCGCGCTGACCCCGATCAACCAGCTGGCCTCGTTCTCGGTTCCCGAGCCGCGGATGGCCGTCGTGACGCCGTTCGACAAGACCGCTCTGCGCAACATCGAGCAGGCGATCCGCGACTCCGACCTCGGCGTCAACCCGAGCAACGACGGCAACATCATCCGGGTGACCTTCCCCGAGCTCACCCAGGACCGCCGCAAGGAATACATCAAGGTCGCCAAGACCAAGGCCGAGGACTCCAAGATCTCGATCCGCTCCATCCGCCGCAAGGCCAAGGAGACCCTCGACAAGCTCGTCAAGGACAAGGAGTCCGGCGAGGACGAGGTGCGCCGCGCGGAGAAGGAGCTCGACGACACCACCGCGAAGTACGTCGCGCAGGTGGACGAGCTGCTCAAGCACAAGGAAGCCGAGCTGCTCGAGGTCTGA
- a CDS encoding YifB family Mg chelatase-like AAA ATPase encodes MGFARACSVALVGVEGVVVEVQADLEPGVAAFALVGLPDKSLVESRDRVRAAVVNSGAEWPQKKLTVGLSPASVPKGGSGFDLAVACAVLGAAERIDPAAIADVVMIEELGLDGRVRPVRGVLPAVLAAAEAGYHHVVVPEQTAGEAALVPGVSVLGVRSLRQLIAVLADEPVPDEPADDQGRPDAMLAGLMMPGAGVGTGLAPLRARGEGHRPDLADVAGQARPRKALEVAAAGGHHLLLSGPPGAGKTMLAERLPAILPPLTRQESLEVTAIHSVAGILPPGEPLVTRAPYCAPHHSATMQSLVGGGNGLPRPGAVSLAHRGVLFLDEAPEYSGKVLDALRQPLESGHVVVARAAGVVRLPARFLMLLAANPCPCGRHTLSGTGCECPPSLVRRYQARLSGPLLDRVDLRVEVEPVSRADLMGRGGLGESTAEVAARVREARARAAERLAGTPWTTNSEVPGHELRTRLLAAPGALMAAERDMERGTLTARGLDRVLRVAWTVADLRGADRPDASDIAVALELRTGIQRGVPMEVAPS; translated from the coding sequence ATGGGATTCGCGCGAGCGTGTTCGGTGGCGCTGGTGGGCGTCGAAGGGGTGGTGGTGGAGGTCCAGGCGGACCTGGAACCGGGCGTGGCGGCGTTCGCCCTCGTGGGACTGCCGGACAAGAGCCTGGTGGAGAGCCGCGACCGGGTCAGGGCCGCCGTGGTCAACTCCGGGGCCGAGTGGCCGCAGAAGAAACTCACGGTGGGGCTCTCCCCGGCGTCCGTGCCCAAGGGGGGTTCGGGGTTCGATCTCGCCGTGGCCTGCGCGGTGCTCGGCGCGGCCGAGCGGATCGATCCGGCCGCCATCGCCGACGTGGTGATGATCGAGGAGCTGGGGCTGGACGGCCGGGTGCGCCCGGTGCGCGGGGTGCTGCCCGCCGTGCTCGCCGCGGCCGAGGCGGGGTATCACCACGTCGTCGTTCCCGAGCAGACCGCCGGTGAGGCCGCCCTGGTGCCGGGGGTCTCGGTCCTCGGCGTACGGAGCCTGCGCCAGCTGATCGCGGTACTGGCCGATGAACCCGTCCCCGACGAGCCGGCCGACGACCAGGGCCGTCCCGACGCGATGCTGGCGGGACTGATGATGCCGGGCGCCGGGGTGGGCACCGGACTCGCCCCGCTCCGTGCGCGGGGCGAGGGCCACCGGCCCGACCTGGCGGACGTCGCGGGGCAGGCGCGTCCCCGCAAGGCCCTTGAGGTGGCCGCGGCGGGCGGACACCATCTGCTGCTCTCCGGGCCCCCGGGGGCCGGGAAGACGATGCTGGCCGAGCGGCTGCCGGCGATCCTGCCTCCGCTGACCCGGCAGGAATCCCTCGAAGTGACGGCGATCCATTCGGTGGCGGGAATCCTCCCACCGGGTGAACCTCTGGTCACCAGGGCGCCGTACTGCGCGCCGCACCACTCGGCGACGATGCAGTCGCTGGTCGGAGGCGGCAACGGACTGCCCAGGCCCGGAGCGGTCTCGCTGGCCCACCGGGGGGTGCTTTTCCTGGACGAGGCACCGGAGTATTCCGGCAAGGTGCTCGACGCGCTGCGCCAGCCTCTGGAGTCCGGCCATGTGGTGGTCGCGCGGGCGGCCGGGGTGGTGCGGCTGCCCGCCAGATTCCTGATGCTGCTCGCCGCGAACCCGTGTCCCTGCGGCCGGCACACGCTCAGCGGCACGGGCTGCGAATGCCCGCCCTCCCTGGTGCGGCGCTACCAGGCGAGACTGTCCGGGCCGCTCTTGGACCGGGTGGACCTGCGGGTCGAGGTGGAGCCCGTCAGCCGTGCCGACCTGATGGGGCGAGGGGGCCTGGGCGAGTCGACGGCCGAGGTCGCCGCACGGGTACGGGAAGCCAGGGCGCGGGCCGCCGAGCGGCTGGCGGGCACGCCCTGGACCACCAACAGCGAGGTGCCGGGCCATGAGCTGCGGACCCGGCTGCTGGCGGCCCCCGGGGCACTGATGGCGGCGGAGCGGGACATGGAGCGCGGCACGCTCACGGCCCGTGGCCTGGACAGGGTGCTGAGAGTGGCGTGGACGGTGGCGGACCTGCGCGGCGCCGACCGCCCGGACGCCTCCGACATCGCGGTGGCACTGGAACTGCGCACGGGCATCCAGCGCGGGGTGCCGATGGAGGTAGCGCCATCGTGA
- a CDS encoding TetR/AcrR family transcriptional regulator — MAEHRTMQRGALLDAARSLLSEGGTEALTFPALAERTGLARSSVYEYFRSRAAVVEELCAVDFPVWAAEVENAMERAETPEAKIEAYVRRQLDLVGDRRHRAVVAISASELDAGAREKIRAAHGGLIAMIVEALGDLGHTQPRLAAMLLQGSVDAAVRRIELGVAEEPGVVADTAVAMILRGVRG, encoded by the coding sequence GTGGCCGAGCACCGGACCATGCAGCGCGGCGCCCTCCTGGACGCCGCGCGCTCGTTGCTGTCCGAGGGCGGTACGGAGGCGTTGACCTTCCCCGCGCTCGCCGAACGCACGGGCCTCGCCCGGTCCTCCGTGTACGAGTACTTCCGTTCCCGCGCGGCCGTGGTCGAGGAGTTGTGCGCCGTCGACTTCCCCGTCTGGGCGGCCGAGGTCGAGAACGCCATGGAGCGCGCCGAGACCCCCGAGGCGAAGATCGAGGCGTATGTGCGCCGGCAGCTCGATCTCGTCGGGGACCGTCGCCACCGCGCGGTCGTCGCGATCTCCGCGAGCGAGCTGGACGCCGGGGCCCGCGAGAAGATCCGGGCCGCGCACGGCGGTCTGATCGCCATGATCGTCGAGGCGCTGGGCGATCTCGGCCATACCCAGCCGAGGCTTGCCGCGATGCTGCTGCAGGGTTCGGTGGACGCGGCGGTGCGCCGTATCGAGCTGGGCGTGGCGGAGGAGCCGGGCGTCGTCGCCGACACCGCCGTCGCCATGATCCTGCGCGGCGTACGGGGCTGA
- a CDS encoding M23 family metallopeptidase codes for MRTTPGPPRSSSPASRPPPVPRARRTAARAAPPAVLLLTALAAAVPAVLLGPSSGRASAGPGPGGVAAPAPAREPAPDPVPDPVPVPAPAPAPAPVPGDERAWPLPGRPMVVRGWEPPAGPYGRGHRGVDLAAPPGAGVRAAATGRVTFSGRVAGRGVLTIEVAGSGEPPLRTTYEPVRALVARGEEVIAGQAVAVLEQGPFHCRTGCLHWGLRRGDVYLDPLSLLPPPALRRGPSRLLPVFGVPHPDGPRPAR; via the coding sequence ATGCGCACCACACCCGGACCTCCTCGCTCCAGCTCGCCCGCGTCCAGGCCTCCGCCCGTCCCGCGCGCCCGGCGGACTGCCGCACGGGCCGCACCGCCGGCCGTGCTCCTGCTGACCGCCCTGGCGGCCGCCGTGCCGGCGGTGCTGCTCGGACCGTCCTCGGGCCGGGCCTCGGCGGGGCCGGGACCGGGCGGGGTTGCGGCTCCCGCTCCCGCACGGGAGCCCGCTCCGGATCCCGTCCCGGATCCCGTTCCCGTTCCCGCTCCGGCCCCCGCTCCGGCCCCCGTTCCGGGAGACGAACGGGCCTGGCCACTGCCCGGCCGGCCCATGGTCGTACGCGGATGGGAGCCCCCCGCCGGCCCGTACGGGCGGGGCCATCGCGGCGTCGATCTCGCGGCGCCGCCCGGAGCCGGGGTCCGGGCCGCGGCCACCGGCCGGGTGACGTTCTCGGGGCGGGTGGCCGGACGCGGGGTGCTCACCATCGAGGTGGCGGGAAGCGGGGAGCCGCCGTTGCGCACCACGTACGAGCCGGTGCGGGCGCTGGTGGCCCGGGGTGAGGAGGTGATCGCGGGCCAGGCGGTCGCGGTGCTGGAGCAGGGGCCGTTCCACTGCCGTACGGGCTGTCTGCACTGGGGGCTGCGACGCGGGGACGTCTATCTGGATCCGCTGTCCCTGCTGCCGCCCCCGGCGCTGCGGCGGGGCCCTTCCCGGCTGCTGCCGGTCTTCGGCGTACCGCACCCGGACGGGCCCCGACCAGCTCGTTAG